The Populus alba chromosome 6, ASM523922v2, whole genome shotgun sequence genomic interval ATTACTGAATACGATTATTTATATGGTAATTAATTTGTCGTTTTTAGTGTATAAGGAAAGGGAGCCTCGAGATCACGACGCTATGTACAAGGAAAACGTGGCAAAAAAATACGAGTAAGTGCTTGAGCCAGAATTGGttataaggaaaataaaatgaaataagtaaaaagggaAGGTTCCTGTTAGAttccaattatttattttccgagtatataaaaaacaactattaattATACATGTGGATATCACAGCTGCTAATTAAGTTGACTTGTAAATAGCACAGGTGCGATCCATAATTAACTCACACGGTCAATTTTAAATCTTCGAAACTTGCCATTCTTATGTCTTGACCATATCTTGCAGTGCAACATGGCAATCTTGAActagtatattttatattttttaaaaaaaaaaaaacactggaCCATAGAAACCAGCTTGGTCGATGACTCGACTCGAaatttaagttataaatttgacgtattaatttaaaatcacctaaattaatttaaaataatattattttaatattaaaaaatttaaaatattattattttaaaaaatttaatcagatTTTACTTGGATTTTAAACGAGTCGACTATGTCACAAGTTAATCTATTAGATTGACCGAGTTTAAATGGGTTAACTCTTATTTAATTCGATATAAAACCTAGTTTCAATCAAGTTAATAAATCAACGGGTTAtcaaattaacttatcaaattatCTCGGGTTTAATAACATTTCACTAGAccttataaattttgatttggtATAACTATTGCCATTAACAAGAGTTTTCAATCTTAAAAACCACgtataagttaattttttaaaaaatacgaaTTCACTCTATAATAATCCTTCAAGGTTACAAAGTTCGCTTCAATAATTTATCTTCCAAGAAAGTTCACATTTggctatatattttaaaaaatcaccaaacgattgatttttcttttctttccttctagTTTTCTCAAAAACCTTTCCTATTTTTTCTAGGTTGATGATAAATACCTCTCctacaacaaattaaaaggaaaataaataagacaagaTCAACAACTAAGAAGAAATTGTGGCAAAAAGATTATTCTAAAGACAaagaacatttaaaataaatggattgaaaattaaattatttttaataatcctATCATAACCTCCTACCATACTCTACATAGCCCCGTTTAACATTGCATTTGAAATGGGGGTTGGTTAAATTTCAaaagtttatttaatatatttttatattctcgaatcgttttgatatactgatataaaaaataattttttaaaaaatatatattattttaatatatatttaaataaaaagacaatttaaaaaacaatcactttcTATAACACATGCATGTTGAGTGTTATTTTATATGAGCATTGATGCAcacatttataatattttaggaTAGGTTTGATTATGGGTTGGATTATTATGAAACTTCCGGCTATAATTTGGCcatgtatgtgtatatatatatatatgagggcaattattaaaaaaaagaaggtaaagaGAGatgttgaaaattgaaaaagacaTTTAGAGCTATTTTAACACGCTTTAAATTTGAACGACTTTTTTGAACTTTGAAGGACAATAATGCCAATTATCATCAATTCAACCTCAAGCTTGGTAACAAAACTTATGACTTGTTACAGTATAgagtgtattttaaaatatttttttgtttaaaattatattaaaataattaaaaatattaattaaaaatatttttaaataaatcattaaaaaattagaaaaatacgGTGCAATGCAGTCCCCGGGTGCCTAGGAGTACATTTGTCTAAGTTGCCTTTATTTTTGGGGTTAGAAAAACAGATTCGAAAACATTATTTCATGTgctttttattctaaaaaacagAAGCATAAGCTTAGataacaaacggagcctaaagtaatataatatatatatatacatataaaaaaaattctcctctcttttttgtttcaagaaaagaaaaggtgtgtGATTTGACAAGGAGCAACGGAGAGTGCTTCACTGAATTCCCTGCTGAGTCACTCATTGACCAAGAGCGTATTCGAATTTCAATAACTTAAAGTCCACGTCTGGCCCATGTGCAGCGTCTGCATGGTGGACCCCCAGTTTAAATCAGAAAGATAGGTGGGTCTAAGcctttttttatactttttttgttAGCCCAAGAGGCTCCTACCGGgcccattttatttattatattaaaaacatggcAGCATCTAGAATccgattaaaataaaataaaataaagaaattggtAAAAGAGTGCAATTCACAACTAACTCACTGATATTAATTAATCACACTGCAATTCAGATCTTGGTGCAGTGATGTAAAGGGCTTGTATCAGGATTCAAATCTTATTATACATGCATGTCATTTCTAtagtgttttatatatttattgagtTTACAGGATGTTTAGTGAGCCGTAGGATTAGTTTTGATGCACGCAAACGGGTccggacacccacataaataaataaataaataaaatatcaatcacACTACACGACACCATAGTTTGTTCCACACCGACTGATCTTGTTGCATATTTATGAGCGCGGCGGGCAAGAAAGGGAAGCGAGAACTGGCAATGGGAACGACAGCCCCTTCGATAGAGGGAAAGGGAAGAAACGTTTTTTAAAGAATGGCTCCTGAAGCTAGACAGTGTGCCCTAGAATGGTCCACAGGAGCATGAATTTAGGGCAAAGTATTAGTTAATCACACATTTAGGCACACTCGTCGTTTAAAGAAGTCAATGTCTCGTTTGAATCTCAATTTTTAATCGCAGCTAGCTAAATCTTCACATGATCATCGAACCCAACTTCGTAGAGAGTCAAAGGTTGATAGTTGCAATTTGAAATTCAAGACAACAGACACATTGTCCCATGCCAAACTCCCAAGAATGCAATTAAAGAAGTGGTTGGATTATAAGTGTCTTTGAGATTGAGAGTGtgattatgattgatttttatttagaaatgcatcaaaataactttaaaatgttaaaaaaatattaatttgaagtaaagaaattttttttttttaaatttgtttttaaaaatgtttttgaaatgcaGAATCAAACAAGGTATTAATATTGTGCATtgcatgctatttttttaaaataatttttaattaaaaatatatcaaaataattttttttatttttaatatcagcatgaataaatcatttacaaatattaatttaatatttttttcaaataaaaaacagattatagtgaaaagaaaaaacactgaTGTGATTAGAACTTAAGTGCAAAATATAGAACtagatagataaataaaatacacaagTTATGAAGCATGAAGTAGGACCCTAGATGATAGTAATTCTTCaaccatttgtttttaatgctgagctaacataataaataaaataaaaacaaaccccACCCTACCAAATTCATGGCTACCTACCAAAACATATGGTCGCCTTTGATATGataaacccccccccccccccccccccccaatgaTTCCTCATGTGATAGAGCTGCCAAAATGTTCGAAAGTGTGTCACCAATTCAAAACATGGGAACACTGGGAGATTTCCTCTATCTgtttttgttctctctctttgtttttgtttcttccttGTGGTTTCAAGCAACCTATTTAGCCATGTATTTTTTGAGTCCTAATTGCATGGTTATTTAAAAAGGatatttaaaaatgtgatacaagtagttttttttttaaaatatatttttaatattaacatattaaaataataaaaaacatcaaaaaaagattaatttatgtcaaagaatcaattcaatccaaaaatttaagctattaggtgagatcctgatatatgatttatatttattttctaatatatccCCTCAAGTAAAGGCCTCTTGCACAAACTCATATTatcttatgtttattttttattaaataaatagggatgatgagatttaaactcgtaACCCTTTTGTTATCAAGGTTCTGAaaccatatcaaagaaccatcttaacCTGTAAGGttctaaaatatgatttatattatcatctaataatttgaaacaaaaaaataaaaaaatttaatttttttaaaaaatattttttaaacattaaaaataaaccgTATCAAAACCTTCCTATTCTAAAAGGGCATTCTAATTATTCCGAGGGAAAGCCTCTCTCCAGAAATTTCCTCCATATATGCAGCCTTATTCATTTCAACCAAATTAGCTAGCGAAGGCATGGAAAAAAACATGGTTGTTAAACTCAAAATTATTTGGTGAATTGATCCAAGAAATTCAGGATTTAGTTGAGTTTCTAATtcatttaataaacaaaaattaattaacttggtaGGGATTTTAGTGATTTGGTTTACCTGAATAAACTCAATTCAAATATTACTagattgatattaaaaagaataaaaaaatattattttaataaaaaaataaatcatattaatttaattactcgTAAATTGATACAATAACTCAATATTAGTATTttgagaaatataaaaaagaatattgggACCAGGAAACGGGCAGTgggtataattttaaaatgttgctTGCTATTTTCAATGGTACATGGTATCACGCACATCAAGAGtttatttggtagtgtaatttaagttgtttttttaaaatatttttttagttagaaatatattaaaataatatttttttatttttaaaaattatttttgataccagcgcattaaaatgatttaaaaatattaaaaaaattaatctaaaacaaaaaaataaaaattttaaattttttcaaaaatattttttaaatacaataataaacaGAGCCCAAGATTGTGGGGTTGCTAACCGGCCTCCCGTCCTTACAGATCAGAGCTAAAAGTAAAAGGTTCGGTTTCTTGCAGCAGAACCGTTAGGACCACAATTGCATTATTGTAGAGAAGGAGATTCGATTTAGAGAGAGTTTGTTATTATTACCATAccttctatgttttttttgcccagctatataaattttttttattaactaaatcattttttttttttttatctttacttCATGTAAGTAtagttgtattttaaattttaattttgtaaaagttaaaataattttttttatatttaacatgCAAAAAATCCATCTCACATAATTTTTAACTaaccatatgtttttttaaaatttataattaaaaaatatatttttttaaatcacaaagacaaaaactattataataccaaacatttttctaataactttttttaatttatagaaaatttATCCTCGATTGTATCTCAACTAGGCTTGTAGAGGAACGAGCTTTAACACCCTCTAGATAGTTGAATACTAGAATTGAGTAAGATcatgtttgaaattgtgataatatttatttttcaaagtattttttgttaaaaatacattgaaataatataattttttattttttaaaatttattatttatatcagcatattaaaacaatatgaaaatataaaataatttaaaataaaaaaaataataaaaaaatatttttttaaaatatttttaaaatacaaaaataaacattctcTAAAATTACTCCATATATGATTTCCCTTAGCAAGGATAAATATGCTAGTAGTTAATTTGTGTATatgtcaatttatttatattttgtatttctaACAGATCACAAATTATCTACTATGCATATACCAACTTCcagataattataaatatatgaatatttGTATACATTTACAAACATTAATGCATCTATAACATTCTATATATTTACATTTGTTCGACGTGAGCAATACATATCTTAAACGACATGAATACATGTATAAAACACACACTAATATTATAGCTTGGCTCCCGGCCCGGGCTAACAATCTAgtacattcaaaataaaaattggattaGAGGGTATGAaagtaaacttaatttttatcttttccttcttctctcATTTCACATTTctctctttacttttttttttaatattttaatatcttataatttgtttatttttgttgaaaacaaATGAGATTTGCATAAATTATTGATCTATTCtcatactattatttttatctttttgaaaaatattgattttttttatgaaaaaagatgtctttgatgtttatattaatttcttatttacacGTCTTTCTTAATGTATATAATTTAGCACGCACAACATATATTGATGAATAATTCTAAGGGTTTGACATTTGGtaatgtaaattaattatattttatctatattaaaaaaccaaacataaaatcattttttttttaataataagtaGTGTTTAAAAACACGATTAAAACCATGtttcttaaaagttttaatttttatttaaaattaaattttttatatgttttgatcattttgatattctaatataaaaaataattttttttaaataaaaatattattttgatatattttcaaataaaaaaaacattaaaccaCAAAAACATTACCATATTCTCAAACACAACCAGTCATAAACACGAATATCTTCTTTAATGAACACACCCTAAACTCAAAAGTTGATGAACACATTTTTAGAGATGGACCTGGGAGTAACCCTTGGAGCTGGAGCAGTGTCAGAAGCACAAATGTGAAACGTTGCAAGAGTATACAGGAGGTTTTGAAGAACTGATAGCAAATTGCATGGAGAAGTAACCTCTCCAGCCAGTTACTTACAAGAAGCCTGAGCATCCACTACAACCTCATCTCACAAATTCCTTGTTGTCTTCAGAAATAATAATCACAGATTAGGGTGAGTTCAGTAGTGGAGTAACACTCTAATTTTCAAAAAGACTAAGAAACAGATGACAGAGAGCgtataatttcttttctttccctctaGTTTTTTTGTCAATCAACAGAACAACCTTAAACAAGTCACCTGGAACGATTGTCAACTTccagtattatatttttttcggCTAAGTTAACGTTTTACGCAGAATTCAGGACAAGGGAGATTGTTCGTTATTTCAAGATGTGTCTAGTGCTCCAGTATTGCAGTTCCTAGTGGGTTTGGCTTGATTATAGGATCTGCCTGCCCTGCTAATAACCATCAGAAGACAGGCCTGTAGCTTTAAAACACCAGTACAAAAGTTGAGAATGCTGAAGAAGCCAGTTCTATGATGTGCACAGCAAAAGCAATGAACTGAATACAGGAAGCGTTTGACAAATGCAGACAACGTGCATTAGCATGATATGCTAAGATTTACAACAACCGAGCCTGGATCCCAAACCAGTTGGAGTCAGCTATGTGGATCCTTTAGAACCATTCCACACGATCATACCCAGGCAAAGCTTAGATTTCTGACAACAAATTTACCAGTAAGTTTTTGATTCTGCATCTGCATTGCCATGAATTGTCTGAAGCATCATATTGTTCTTTGGCTTCAGTCATTGACCATGCCTTGCTTCTAATCATTTCTTCCACTGGGGTATCCTCTGAACCACAACCTGATACAACCACAGGAATAGCACTCCATTAAATCTATCAAATTCAGAATCTTACCAAACTGTTGTGTGTTTAGTATTGTAGTGcaggttgcttttcaaaagtgttttttttgcttgaaaatgcataaaataaacttgtttcatattttatatcttatttttgacatcaaaagCATCGAAAagcactgaaaaaaaaattcaattgaactCTTTTTTATACCAAATGCACTTTTGCAACGCACCGAAAtacaagtaaaaacaaaatgccAAACAATGTCTATGTTGTCCTCAAGGCCAAACATTTCTATTATACCATCTGAAAGAAAAATCGGGTGCGGGAGATTTTACAATACCTTTGAAGCCAACACAAAAGGCATAGAATTTTCCAAGATGGTGACAGAAGGTTTGTGTACAGTCACAGAATGATAGTGCAATGTTTCTGAATATTTTATAAGGTGGATGCAGTTAAGACAAATTTCTAAAAACTGAAAGAATATTATTGGAACATCACAGAAAGTTTCGGATCACAAAAATGCGAGAAAGGCATTATAATTACACAGCCTTGCAAGGCATTGTATAAGGCACCGTCTTTAAATTGTTCTTTCTGTAGCTCTCAGAGCATCATGTGCTAAATGTTTTTATACGACAGGTGTTTTGGGAACTCCAATGTCAGGAGTAGTTATATCTGATAAATGTCATTACCTTGCCAGAGTTTTCTTTGTTTCCAACAATTGTTTGGCAAGCGAGCCTCCAGGATTCAGGATTCTGCACAATCAGAGAGTCAAGGGATGAGACTCTACAGGGAGTATATTGCcaccaaaaaaaggaaaaatggtAAGATGAAGACAACCATTTTATACTGATAAGAACAGTTAATGAAAGCGCAGCTCTTGAAGGAAGTTGTTGGCGAGGGTATCACATTCATATCGAGCAGGTTAGACAGCATGATAGTTCACAAAGTGCAGGGTTTTAATTTCATCGGTGCATCAGAGGGGGACAGAGAGGGAGTACCTTCTTCAGATACCGGAGTTCAGTATTTGTTCTTTCATTCAAAAGATCGTTTCCATCAAGAATCTGCATGAGAAGGACATTGGAGGATGCACACAAGTTGAGGACATGAATAAAAACAAGCAACAAGTCAAGTTCCAGTGATGAACAAGGATTTCAGGAGGCAACATAGAAAATCTGGGTTCAAGCAGAAAATTTTGGTCTCAAATGGTTTGTTCAACAAAGGAACTGCATGCACAACAGTCCAGATACCATCATTCAAGAATTGAAGTACTTGGCAATGGTATCGTTACCAGATGTTTGCAATTATTGACTTAATGAAGAGATTGATATACAAGCTGCGAGataattgttaaaaaagaatACCTCCACAATGCAAGTTCCACAGCTTCCACCACCTCCACAGTTCATCACTTTCCCCTGTTGGAATCTCAAAATAACAATTACATGCACCGAATTAAGAGCTAAAATTTAACCATAACTACTTGAAACCCAatttggaagagaaaaaaatgtacAGATGCCAATTCATATACTTAATTTAGTGGTTAAAGcttaaatatatatgatatgatGATATGCActgtcaaatttatttaaacCATAGAATGCATGCCTGTAATGATTCTAGGAGGTTGAAAATCACAAACTTACATAGGCAGCGTAGAGCTCAATCTTGTTATCCGACATGATGTTCCTCAACAACTTCTCTCCACTAATCGCTTTCGCTCTCTCCACTGGATACTTCCCATCAGCTTCCGGCTTCGGCTGCAATACAGCaaatatcaaaaaccaaaagataaTTGCTAAACATTTAAAGACTATCAGTGCTAGGAGTTCTCAAGCACCGATAGTCGTACCCCAATAAACTCGAGCTCAATTTCAGGCTTTTGATCGGTAACACTCCCTGAAGACTCCATTGATTTAGCAGAAGCAGAAGCCGAGACAGAAACAAGTCTCTTTCTTGGCACAACCTTGACACTAACACAATTCCCATATCCTTTTCCATTAGCATGAGATAACTCTGGCATCATGAGTGATATCCCACCAAAATTAATGGTGGCCATTTCTCTCTTTCACCACTGTTTTCTTCCCTAGAAATTTTCTTGTTCTCCGACTCTTCTCCTCTCCATTTTAACCAAGCATAGAACTTTCTCAATCTTTCTTTGGAGGGCAGTTTCGTAATTCAATAAACTATTAATCTTGTGATCTATATTTTGCCACCTGAAAGACATAATCACTTGTTAGGGCGCTAACTAGCAAATGAAGTCGTCTCTCATTAACTTCCACAAAAACACAACTCTACTttgtgtatttttaacaaccagAAAACCGCCGCATAACCGCCACTTCTCCGCCGTGTCCTCAGCGGAATCGTGGCTGTCCGTACAAGGAAACCCTCTAATCAAGTGGCCCCACAACCCCAACTTGGCCCCATCCCCGTCAGCAGACCAGCAAAACTCCTCTCCAACTTCAAACTCAAACCCTAATTACcatcaaaatgatttctttACCCTCTGCAACATCCTCAAAGACCCCAAAATCCAGCTCGGTCCATCCCTCCGAACCGCTTTGGACCGGACCGGAATTGAACCGGAACTGGGTCTTATACAGGCAGTATTTGACCATTTTGATTCATCACCAAAGTTGATGCACAGTGTATTTCTGTGGGCAGAGAAGAAACCTGGGTTTCAATCCTCTGCGGCATTGTTTAATTCAATGGTGAATTTTCTTGGTAAAGCAAGAGAATTTGGTTCTGCTTGGTGTTTATTGCTTGATAAGATTGGTGGAAATGACAGGGGGGATTTGGTTTCTAGTGACACTTTTGCGATTTTGATCAGAAGGTATACTAGAGCAGGTAATAtggaattttgggtttttgcgACATTGAGTtgtgtttttttgaattatagtTTGGAACTTCTTGTGCTGTGTTGAACTGAAAGAAATTTGCTTGGTTTTGTACTCGCCGTTACAGTGCTCGATTAGGTACACTCCCGTAGGTAATTTCCATTGAATATTAAAGGGTTTATTGTGTTAGATTTGTgtcttttgaattaaaaatttgagCTTGGTTTTGATTTGATAATTAGAAATTGCTTGAAACGTGTGCGCTTTTGACTTCGAATGTTAAATTGTGATTTGGAGCCAGCttcttgtttggtttttaaatctgagattgttatttgattgtatAGTTACCAATTACAATCTTTGTGTGTTTGTAGTTGGTCCAAGCTTTACCTTTTGGTTGACTTATAAATTTTGTTGGAATTGGAATGTTTGAGTTTTGCATGGAATTTGAATTAGTGCAAGGGAGATTTCATTATTGTAAGGTTTTGTGGCTGGTTTTGATTTGCAGTTATATCATCTTATTGTTGTTGGATTTGTGTTCACTAAATGGTTCTGCATTTGTGCAGGAATGTCTGAAGCTGCAATTAGAACATTTGAATACGCGAGCAGTTTAGATTTGATTCATAATTCTGAAGCTGGAACGAGCttgtttgaaattttgttggattcaCTTTGTAAGGAGGGGCATGTTAGGGTGGCTACAGACTATTTTGATAGGAAAGTGGAAAAGGACCCATGCTGGGTTCCATCAGTTCGGATATATAATATACTGTTAAATGGATGGTTTAGATCAAGAAAGCTCAAGCATGCAGAGAGGCTTTGGctggaaatgaagaagaagaatgtaAAACCGAGTGTTGTAACATATGGTACACTGGTAGAAGGGTACTGTCGTATGCGTCGTGTTGAGAGGGCTATTGAATTGGTTGATGAAATGAAAAGAGAAGGGATTAAATCAAATGCCATTGTATATAATCCCATTATTGATGCATTAGCAGAAGCGGGTAGGTTTAAGGAGGTCTTGGGGATGATGGAGCACTTTTTTCTGTGTGAGGAAGGCCCCACTATCTCCACCTACAATTCTTTGGTAAAGGGTTACTGTAAGGCTGGAGACCTTGTTGGGGCTAGCAAGATCCTTAAGATGATGATTAGCAGGGAAGTCTTCCCAACCCCTACaacttataattatttctttCGGCATTTTTCAAAGTGTAGGAAAATTGAAGAGGGGATGAACCTATATACCAAGATGATTGAATCTGGGTACACCCCAGATCGACTCACTTACCATCTTTTGTTGAAGATGTTGTGCGAGGAGGAGAGATTGGACTTGGCTGTTCAGATTAGCAAGGAAATGAGAGCTAGGGGATGTGACATGGACTTAGCCACTAGCACCATGTTTACTCATTTGCTTTGTAAAATGCAGAGATTTGAAGaggcatttgcagaatttgaggACATGTTACGGAGAGGTATAGTTCCTCAATACCTTACTTTCCAtagattgaatgatgagttcAGGAAACAGGGAATGACTGAGCTGGCACGGAGACTGTGTAATCTGATGTCTTCTGTTTCACATTCAAAAAACTTGCCAAATACATATAATGTTGATAGAGATGCGCCACGACGTGCAAGGAGAAAATCTATATTGCAGAAGGCAGAAGTAATGTCTGAAATACTAAAGACTTGTAATGATCCTAGAGAACTTGTTAAGCACAGAAGTTCATCTCAGAATCCTGAATCAAGTGCAAATCAGTTGATAGAGGatataaaaaagagagcaaaGACATGACATCTCACTCTCTAGATGGTAATACCCTGCAAAGGCATGTGAAATCAGAGAACTTCGCAATCAGTTTTGGAAAACTTTTTGTAATGTGGTTTTTGAAGAATCCTGTTTCTAGAGATGACTTGCTCCGACGTAATTAAGTAGCATTGTTTCAGCACAAATATGAAGACAACTTCTGCGAATACAAAAGCCTCAGCATGTGCAAAGTGGAATGCTGGGTTCTGGCAAACGTGGAGAATGAGTTAATGAAAGGGAGCTCGATGGCAATGGAGATTGGTCTGGATTTAGAGAACAGGATATTTAagcatttaaatatatttttgatgctGCACCTTTCCACAGTTTATGTTGAAGTTCTTGCAGGTAAATAGTTAATCGATGCTACCAGTTGAAATGAACTTTGCGATGCATCCTGCAGGtaaattgttgtttttcatCGGCCAATGAATGATGTCCACTACATCACCTCTTACATGAATCTTTTTTAGAGCTCATACATCACTGGAGATCCTTGTTTATGTTCATGGTATATGCTCTCAACTTGAAATTTTGGAGTATGCAGTACGCTTATGGTTGTGGGAATCTAATACAGTGATGGAATTGAGTCTTGACAAAAATGTATGGTCCATTTTGGAGTATACGAAGGGTGTAAGAAACACCAACCGAGAGTgacaaacaaattaatttgttcCTTCATCTCAAGATGCGACTGGTTATTACTGGTGGGGTCTTAATGTTCTGCTAATCACCTCACTTATTCCTCTAATTATTAATCAGACTAGAAAAGGTTGCTTCCTTAGAATAATTTATAGATTAATGATACCACGATGTAATAAAGAAAGGATGCTTTTCTTTAAATTGTTTATGGATCGGAAATGCCTTTCTCAActgaaatattttgttatagTGGTAGCTAAGATGCTGGAATGAGATCAAACCTTTTGCATGTGGCTTGGAATTCATGgatgtttgttaatatttatacatGATATTGCATTAAAACCAGGAAGAAGCAGGGCCGCTTAAAAAATTGCAGTGCTTGAGAGACTGCACTGTTTTCATTACAACAACTACAGGGCCTCTCTCTCCCCGCTGTCAGAATCAAACAAATCCGAGAACACCGTTTCCCTTTTTCTCGCGCTCCACTAGTTTGTTTGGaagtgtgaaaaatattttttattttaaaatatttttttaattttttaaaaattatttttgacatcaacgcataaaaacgatttaaaacatatatttttttaaaattttagtaaaaaaaaaattttaaaatttttaaaaataaaaggttagcTCGTGTTTTCAACGATTTATTAGTAGCATAGTATTTTggtattctttcttttcttcttaggCATAgtattaaaatctcattttttatagttaattatagtcatttatttttttttatcactttgttcattatcaatgttttttttaattatattattaaattaattgagattatTGAACCCAGTCAATTCAATGATCTGAATCACaa includes:
- the LOC118050196 gene encoding uncharacterized protein, with amino-acid sequence MKSSLINFHKNTTLLCVFLTTRKPPHNRHFSAVSSAESWLSVQGNPLIKWPHNPNLAPSPSADQQNSSPTSNSNPNYHQNDFFTLCNILKDPKIQLGPSLRTALDRTGIEPELGLIQAVFDHFDSSPKLMHSVFLWAEKKPGFQSSAALFNSMVNFLGKAREFGSAWCLLLDKIGGNDRGDLVSSDTFAILIRRYTRAGMSEAAIRTFEYASSLDLIHNSEAGTSLFEILLDSLCKEGHVRVATDYFDRKVEKDPCWVPSVRIYNILLNGWFRSRKLKHAERLWLEMKKKNVKPSVVTYGTLVEGYCRMRRVERAIELVDEMKREGIKSNAIVYNPIIDALAEAGRFKEVLGMMEHFFLCEEGPTISTYNSLVKGYCKAGDLVGASKILKMMISREVFPTPTTYNYFFRHFSKCRKIEEGMNLYTKMIESGYTPDRLTYHLLLKMLCEEERLDLAVQISKEMRARGCDMDLATSTMFTHLLCKMQRFEEAFAEFEDMLRRGIVPQYLTFHRLNDEFRKQGMTELARRLCNLMSSVSHSKNLPNTYNVDRDAPRRARRKSILQKAEVMSEILKTCNDPRELVKHRSSSQNPESSANQLIEDIKKRAKT
- the LOC118050197 gene encoding photosynthetic NDH subunit of subcomplex B 3, chloroplastic, producing the protein MATINFGGISLMMPELSHANGKGYGNCVSVKVVPRKRLVSVSASASAKSMESSGSVTDQKPEIELEFIGPKPEADGKYPVERAKAISGEKLLRNIMSDNKIELYAAYGKVMNCGGGGSCGTCIVEILDGNDLLNERTNTELRYLKKNPESWRLACQTIVGNKENSGKVVVQRIPQWKK